The DNA segment CAGCAGGAGGGACTCGGCCAGCGCGGTCACCTCGGCCACGTCCTGTTCCAGCTGCTCGACGGTGGTCGCATGGACGGTGAGGTAGAGGCCGAGCCGGAACAGCCGATCCTGACCGCGGGCGAGCCGGTGAGCGAGGTCAGCGGCGTCAGTGGCGGCGGCCTCGATCTCGGGATCGTCGAGGTGCCCGTGGTCAGCGGCATAGCGCCGGTTGGCTTCGAACTTCTCCCGCTGTTTCTTCAGTTGACGCGCGGCGGTGGCCGCATCGATCGGGTCGATGTGCAGCGTCACGTCCAGGTGGGCGGGAAACGCGGCCAGTGGCTCCAGCCAGCCGGCGCCGACCTCCGCGGGATAGCCCGTGACCGCGAGCACGGCGGCATATCCGTGGCCGGCGCGCACATGCCGGGCGGCGACAGTAATCCCGTCCGGCGCGAGCCGACCCCCTGCCTCTTCCCCGGCCTTTGAGGCGTCGTCGATCGTGTTGCTGGCCAGGCGTCGGCCATGTAGTAGCAGGTCGCGCAGCATCACGGGCTCACCTCCTGTAAGCCGCCGGAGGCGACGCGCACGCCGCTGGCCCGGTTGCGGCGGTGATGATGGCGTCGGCACTCGCGTATCCAGCGCTGTTGTCGGTCCCGTCCTGGTACGGCCGGTAGGGGTCGGCGGCCTCGGCGATCACCCGCGCCGCCCGCGCTCCGTCCAATACCTGGGCGGTGACTTCGCACCCGGCCAGCGCGCTGGCAGTGCGGGCGGCGGTGTGCGTGACACGGGCGGCGGCGGCCGGACCGGTGCCTGGTTGGCGAACGGCGACCAGGACGCCGCGGTGCAGTAACTCGTGCCGCTGCGCCAACTCCCGGACGAACGTGGCGTGGCCACGCGCCGCGGCCTCCAACGCCGGGTGCGCGAGCGCCGGCGCGGTGGCCTCGATGCGGTCGGCGACACCGGCCAGGTCGAGCCGGTGGGTACGCACCACGATCTGCGCTGGCGCGTCGAGCGCGTTCAGCCAGCCGGCGAACCCGGCCACCAACCCGTCCTGCTCGGCCGCGGTGCGCAGCTGGAAGTTGACGGTGGATGCGGCGGTGATGATCGCGTACCCGTCGCGGCCGAGATCGATCACGCCGGCGTCGGCGACATCTCGTACCGGCATCCGCAGTAGCCCGGCAGCTGCCGGCCGTACGCCTGCCGAGTCAGAGTGTTGGGCGACATTCACCCAGCCCGGCGCTGCTTCCGAGGGCGTGCTGCCCGCCGGGGTGAGATGGCGACGCCGCAGCCGGTGTCGGGCGGCTGCCAGCAGCCACTGGTCCAGGGTCAGGCCGTCGCGGCGACCGACGACCAGCGCGAGAGCGGCGGCGCCGGCGGGAAGTGTGATCCCACCGAGTAGCCACATCGGCAGGTGCCTGGAGGCGAGCATCCATAGCCCCCACAGCCCCATCCCGGCGATCGCCAGGACCGCGAGTTGGCGGCCGGTCAGTCCGAACATGAGCGTGTCGGGGCGGTCCACATCGGCTGGAAGGCGGGTGCTGCCGTACGGGTCGGGTTGGCTCATCGGTGGTCACCTCCCGGAAGGGCTCGTGGGCGGATCGGATGGGGGCGGGTCGGGGTTGTAGGCGGCGGGTGGTCCGGTGGGACGGGTGGCCCGTCGCCGGGCTGGCGTGGGTGGTGGGGCGTCGGAGAACACCGGTGGTGCGGCGTATCCGGGCCGGGGCGGCGGCGAGACCTGCCGCGCTGGCGAATCACTGAAGCGTGGCGCCGTCGGGCTCGTCTTCGCGTGCGCCGGTCCCGGCGCCTGGGGAAGCGGAGGGGCGGAGCTGAACACCGGTGGCGCCGGTCGCCGTCCGTTGGTCGTCGAGGAGGCCCGCGAGGCCGATGGTGTCGAACCTGGGCGGCTCGGGCCGCTGGAGAACGTGGGCGCGGTCGGTCGTGTCGATGCGACCCGAGGCTTCGTCGACTGCCCGGAGGTTCCCCCTGCGGCGTGGCTGAAGGTGGCTGCGGTCGGCGTGCCTTGCGGTGCCGACAACGGCACCTGGCCGATCGGAGCCGACGAGAACGTCGCAGGCGTCGGCGGGCCGGCCGGCCGTGCTGCACCAGCCGCGACTCCCGCTGAACGGGTCCGTCCGCCGGCTCGGTCGGTGCGAGCGGTCGCGCGTTTCCCTGCGGCGCCGGCACTGGTGGCGCGGGCAGCGCGCGCGGTGCTGGCGCCTGCTCGGCCGGCCCGCTTCGCTCCGGCGGCTTTTGCGCCGTACCTGGTGATCCCGAGGGCGCCGAGGGTTTTGGCGATGATGAGGGTTTTCACGATCCCCACGAGCCGGGAGCGGCGGTGGCCGGCACCGTGGAATGCGGCGCGTTGGGCCCAGAACGGCATCTTGATCAGTACCCACAGCAGGCAGGCGGCGACGAGTGCGTTGACCCACCCCGCAGTTGAGGCCGGCAGCCCGAAGACGGTCCCGCCGGCCGGGGACAAATACACCCGCAGGAACACCACCAGGCACAGCGCTTGGCCGAGTTGCGTGGCCAGGCAAGCGGCGAAGACGCGCCACCAGGTGGCGGCGATCTTCTCGGTCTGCGGTAGCGCGTGGCAGGCCAGCGCCAACGGTGCGGCGATGGTGAGCAGCATGATGGCGACCATCCGCACGATGAACGTCACCAGCACCAACAGGGCCATGATCAACAGGGCGAGTTGGAGGAACCCGCCGAGGGTGCCGAGG comes from the Fodinicola acaciae genome and includes:
- a CDS encoding PrgI family protein; this encodes MSQPDPYGSTRLPADVDRPDTLMFGLTGRQLAVLAIAGMGLWGLWMLASRHLPMWLLGGITLPAGAAALALVVGRRDGLTLDQWLLAAARHRLRRRHLTPAGSTPSEAAPGWVNVAQHSDSAGVRPAAAGLLRMPVRDVADAGVIDLGRDGYAIITAASTVNFQLRTAAEQDGLVAGFAGWLNALDAPAQIVVRTHRLDLAGVADRIEATAPALAHPALEAAARGHATFVRELAQRHELLHRGVLVAVRQPGTGPAAAARVTHTAARTASALAGCEVTAQVLDGARAARVIAEAADPYRPYQDGTDNSAGYASADAIITAATGPAACASPPAAYRR
- a CDS encoding conjugal transfer protein TrbL family protein, whose translation is MTSWITDAIAGWMASIIGPALTPLLTVLGQTALATPDPTLQPRVHELWDASRIAANLAYGLLIIIGGLLIMTRESVQSRIGIREIAPRLVLGFVTANISATLISTAIGFANELTAAIAGQGVNPAAATAALKQIIGNQLQGFSGLGTLGGFLQLALLIMALLVLVTFIVRMVAIMLLTIAAPLALACHALPQTEKIAATWWRVFAACLATQLGQALCLVVFLRVYLSPAGGTVFGLPASTAGWVNALVAACLLWVLIKMPFWAQRAAFHGAGHRRSRLVGIVKTLIIAKTLGALGITRYGAKAAGAKRAGRAGASTARAARATSAGAAGKRATARTDRAGGRTRSAGVAAGAARPAGPPTPATFSSAPIGQVPLSAPQGTPTAATFSHAAGGTSGQSTKPRVASTRPTAPTFSSGPSRPGSTPSASRASSTTNGRRPAPPVFSSAPPLPQAPGPAHAKTSPTAPRFSDSPARQVSPPPRPGYAAPPVFSDAPPPTPARRRATRPTGPPAAYNPDPPPSDPPTSPSGR